From one Streptomyces sp. SCSIO 30461 genomic stretch:
- a CDS encoding polyribonucleotide nucleotidyltransferase, translated as MENETHYAEAVIDNGSFGTRTIRFETGRLAKQAAGSAVAYLDDDTMVLSATTASKNPKDQLDFFPLTVDVEERMYAAGKIPGSFFRREGRPSEDAVLTCRLIDRPLRPSFKKGLRNEIQIVETVMALNPDHLYDVVAINAASCSTQLAGLPFSGPIGGTRVALIKGQWVAFPTHTELEDAVFDMVVAGRVLEDGDVAIMMVEAEATEKTIELVKGGAEAPTEEVVAAGLEAAKPFIKVLCKAQSDLAAKAAKPTGEFPVFLEYQDDVLEALTAAVKSELSQALTIAGKQDREAELDRVKALAAEKLLPEFEGREKEISAAYRSLTKSLVRERVIKEKKRIDGRGVTDIRTLAAEVEAIPRVHGSALFERGETQILGVTTLNMLRMEQQLDTLSPVTRKRYMHNYNFPPYSVGETGRVGSPKRREIGHGALAERAIVPVLPSREDFPYAIRQVSEALGSNGSTSMGSVCASTMSLLNAGVPLRAPVAGIAMGLISQEIDGKTHYVALTDILGAEDAFGDMDFKVAGTKEFVTALQLDTKLDGIPASVLAAALKQARDARLHILDVMMEAIDTPDEMSPNAPRIITVKIPVDKIGEVIGPKGKMINQIQEDTGAEITIEDDGTIYIGAADGPAAEAARATINGIANPTMPEVGERYLGTVVKTTTFGAFVSLLPGKDGLLHISQIRKLAGGKRVENVEDVVGVGQKIQVEIAEIDQRGKLSLIPVIEGETEGDSDSAEGEKDDAAK; from the coding sequence GTGGAGAACGAGACCCACTACGCCGAAGCCGTGATCGACAACGGTTCCTTCGGCACCCGTACCATCCGCTTCGAGACGGGTCGCCTGGCCAAGCAGGCCGCCGGATCCGCCGTGGCGTACCTGGACGACGACACCATGGTGCTGTCGGCCACCACCGCGTCCAAGAACCCCAAGGACCAGCTGGACTTCTTCCCCCTGACGGTCGACGTCGAGGAGCGGATGTACGCCGCGGGCAAGATCCCCGGTTCCTTCTTCCGCCGTGAGGGCCGTCCGTCCGAGGACGCGGTCCTGACCTGCCGCCTCATCGACCGTCCGCTGCGCCCGTCCTTCAAGAAGGGCCTGCGCAACGAGATCCAGATCGTCGAGACGGTCATGGCGCTCAACCCCGACCACCTGTACGACGTGGTCGCCATCAACGCCGCCTCCTGCTCCACGCAGCTGGCCGGTCTGCCCTTCTCCGGCCCGATCGGCGGCACCCGTGTCGCACTGATCAAGGGCCAGTGGGTGGCCTTCCCGACCCACACCGAGCTCGAGGACGCCGTCTTCGACATGGTGGTCGCGGGCCGCGTCCTGGAGGACGGCGACGTCGCGATCATGATGGTCGAGGCCGAGGCCACCGAGAAGACCATCGAGCTGGTGAAGGGTGGCGCCGAGGCGCCGACCGAGGAGGTCGTGGCTGCCGGTCTCGAGGCCGCGAAGCCCTTCATCAAGGTGCTCTGCAAGGCCCAGTCGGACCTCGCGGCCAAGGCGGCCAAGCCGACCGGCGAGTTCCCGGTCTTCCTCGAGTACCAGGACGACGTCCTGGAGGCGCTCACCGCCGCGGTCAAGAGCGAGCTCTCCCAGGCGCTCACCATCGCCGGCAAGCAGGACCGCGAGGCCGAGCTGGACCGCGTCAAGGCGCTCGCCGCCGAGAAGCTCCTGCCGGAGTTCGAGGGCCGCGAGAAGGAGATCTCCGCCGCGTACCGCTCGCTCACCAAGTCCCTGGTGCGCGAGCGCGTGATCAAGGAGAAGAAGCGCATCGACGGCCGGGGCGTCACGGACATCCGTACGCTCGCCGCCGAGGTCGAGGCGATCCCGCGGGTGCACGGTTCCGCCCTGTTCGAGCGTGGCGAGACCCAGATCCTGGGCGTCACCACCCTCAACATGCTCCGTATGGAGCAGCAGCTGGACACCCTTTCGCCGGTGACCCGCAAGCGTTACATGCACAACTACAACTTCCCGCCGTACTCCGTCGGTGAGACCGGCCGTGTCGGCTCGCCGAAGCGCCGCGAGATCGGTCACGGCGCCCTGGCCGAGCGCGCCATCGTGCCGGTGCTGCCGAGCCGCGAGGACTTCCCGTACGCGATCCGCCAGGTGTCCGAGGCCCTCGGCTCCAACGGCTCGACGTCCATGGGCTCTGTCTGCGCCTCCACCATGTCGCTGCTGAACGCCGGTGTGCCGCTGCGTGCCCCCGTCGCCGGTATCGCCATGGGCCTGATCTCCCAGGAGATCGACGGCAAGACGCACTATGTCGCGCTGACCGACATCCTCGGTGCCGAGGACGCCTTCGGTGACATGGACTTCAAGGTCGCCGGTACGAAGGAGTTCGTCACCGCCCTGCAGCTCGACACCAAGCTGGACGGCATCCCGGCCTCCGTCCTGGCCGCAGCCCTCAAGCAGGCCCGCGACGCGCGCCTCCACATCCTCGACGTGATGATGGAAGCGATCGACACCCCGGACGAGATGTCCCCGAACGCCCCGCGGATCATCACCGTCAAGATCCCCGTGGACAAGATCGGCGAGGTCATCGGCCCCAAGGGCAAGATGATCAACCAGATCCAGGAGGACACCGGCGCCGAGATCACGATCGAGGACGACGGCACCATCTACATCGGTGCGGCCGACGGCCCGGCCGCCGAGGCCGCTCGTGCCACGATCAACGGCATCGCCAACCCGACCATGCCGGAGGTCGGCGAGCGCTACCTGGGTACGGTCGTCAAGACCACCACCTTCGGCGCGTTCGTCTCGCTGCTCCCGGGCAAGGACGGACTGCTGCACATCTCGCAGATCCGCAAGCTCGCCGGTGGCAAGCGTGTGGAGAACGTCGAGGACGTGGTCGGTGTGGGTCAGAAGATCCAGGTCGAGATCGCCGAGATCGACCAGCGCGGCAAGCTCTCCCTCATCCCCGTGATCGAGGGCGAGACCGAGGGCGACAGCGACTCCGCCGAGGGCGAGAAGGACGACGCCGCCAAGTGA
- the dapB gene encoding 4-hydroxy-tetrahydrodipicolinate reductase produces MSKLRVAVLGAKGRIGSEAVRAVEAARDMELVAALGRDDKLETLVEKGAQVVVELTTPASVMGNLDFCVRHGVHAVVGTTGWTDERLAHLRTSLDASPTSGGAPSPQTGVLIAPNFSIGAVLTMKFAAQAARYFESVEVVELHHPNKADAPSGTATRTAQLIAAARAEAGLAPQPDATATALDGARGADVDGVPVHAVRLRGLLAHQEVLLGGEGETLTIRHDSLHHSSFMPGILLGVRRVVTTPGLTFGLEHFLDLD; encoded by the coding sequence ATGAGCAAGCTGCGCGTGGCCGTCCTCGGAGCCAAGGGCCGTATCGGGTCCGAGGCGGTCCGGGCGGTCGAAGCCGCCCGGGACATGGAGCTGGTCGCCGCGCTCGGCCGGGACGACAAGCTGGAGACCCTGGTCGAGAAGGGCGCACAGGTCGTGGTCGAGCTGACCACGCCCGCCTCGGTGATGGGAAATCTCGACTTCTGTGTACGTCACGGTGTCCACGCCGTCGTCGGCACCACCGGTTGGACCGATGAGCGTCTCGCGCATCTGCGCACCTCGCTGGACGCCTCCCCGACCTCCGGTGGGGCCCCTTCCCCGCAGACCGGAGTGCTCATCGCGCCCAACTTCTCCATCGGTGCCGTGCTCACCATGAAGTTCGCCGCCCAGGCCGCGCGCTACTTCGAGTCGGTCGAGGTGGTCGAGCTGCACCACCCGAACAAGGCGGACGCCCCTTCGGGCACCGCGACCAGGACGGCCCAGCTGATCGCGGCGGCCCGCGCCGAAGCGGGGCTCGCTCCGCAGCCCGACGCCACCGCCACCGCGTTGGACGGCGCGCGCGGCGCTGACGTCGACGGGGTGCCGGTGCACGCCGTACGCCTGCGGGGGCTGCTCGCCCACCAGGAGGTCCTGCTCGGCGGGGAGGGCGAAACCCTCACCATCCGACATGACTCCCTGCACCACAGCAGCTTCATGCCGGGCATCCTGCTCGGTGTGCGGCGTGTGGTGACGACCCCCGGCCTCACGTTCGGCCTTGAGCACTTCCTCGACCTGGACTGA
- a CDS encoding tetratricopeptide repeat protein produces MRAKITYFITAAVLVVYFFLVGSRGVLLIRHGTVLTVTFGVAVLVLPVIGIWFLWKNTRFVRKANALAAELEAEGGLPVDELVRTPGGRIDRDSADAVFAERRAETEDSPADWRCWFRLAVAYHDARDTPRARKAMQRAIALHDGEAAREGRPVKAI; encoded by the coding sequence ATGCGCGCGAAGATCACCTACTTCATCACGGCTGCCGTCCTGGTCGTCTACTTCTTCCTGGTCGGCAGCCGGGGCGTGCTGTTGATCAGGCACGGCACGGTACTGACGGTCACCTTCGGCGTGGCGGTGCTGGTCCTTCCCGTGATCGGGATCTGGTTCCTCTGGAAGAACACCAGGTTCGTCAGGAAGGCCAACGCGCTGGCGGCCGAGCTGGAAGCCGAGGGCGGACTTCCGGTGGACGAGCTGGTCCGCACCCCGGGCGGTCGCATCGACCGGGACTCGGCGGACGCCGTCTTCGCCGAGCGCCGGGCGGAGACCGAGGACTCGCCGGCAGACTGGCGGTGCTGGTTCCGGCTGGCCGTCGCCTACCACGACGCTAGGGACACACCGCGTGCTCGCAAGGCCATGCAGCGCGCGATCGCCCTGCACGACGGCGAGGCCGCTCGTGAGGGGCGGCCGGTCAAGGCCATCTGA
- a CDS encoding pitrilysin family protein produces the protein MTSRSSRTTARTSSEARAVARTQTLLKGEHGIGTVRRTVLPGGLRIVTETLPSVRSATFGIWAHVGSRDETPSLGGATHYLEHLLFKGTARRSALDISAAIDAVGGEMNAFTAKEYTCYYARVLDTDLPLAIDVVCDMLTGSLILEEDVDAERGVILEEIAMTEDDPGDVVHDLFASTMFGDSPLGRPVLGTVDTINALGRSQIARFYKKHYDPTHLVVAAAGNVDHGTVVRQVRKAFDRAGALAGADAQPIPPRDGRRTIRTAGRVDVLGRKTEQAHVVLGMPGLARTDERRWALGVLNTALGGGMSSRLFQEVREKRGLAYSVYSYTSGFADCGLFGVYAGCRPSQVHDVLKICRGELDRVASEGLSDEEIGRAVGQLSGSTVLGLEDTGALMNRIGKSELCWGAQMSVDDMLANIAAVTPDDVRAVARAVLGQRPSLAVIGPLKDKQADRLHQSVA, from the coding sequence GTGACGTCACGTAGTTCCAGGACGACGGCCCGCACCTCATCGGAGGCGCGGGCCGTCGCCCGTACCCAAACGCTCCTCAAGGGTGAGCACGGCATCGGCACCGTCCGGCGCACGGTCCTGCCCGGTGGACTGCGCATCGTCACCGAGACCCTGCCCTCCGTGCGCTCCGCGACCTTCGGTATCTGGGCGCACGTCGGTTCCCGCGACGAGACCCCGTCGCTGGGCGGTGCCACGCACTATCTGGAGCACCTCCTCTTCAAGGGCACGGCGCGCCGCTCGGCCCTCGACATCTCCGCCGCGATCGACGCGGTCGGCGGTGAGATGAACGCCTTCACGGCGAAGGAGTACACGTGCTACTACGCACGAGTGCTCGACACCGACCTGCCGCTCGCGATCGACGTCGTGTGCGACATGCTCACCGGCTCCCTGATCCTCGAAGAGGACGTGGACGCCGAGCGCGGTGTCATCCTCGAGGAGATCGCGATGACCGAGGATGACCCGGGCGACGTCGTCCACGACCTCTTCGCGAGCACCATGTTCGGCGACAGCCCGCTGGGGCGCCCGGTCCTGGGCACCGTCGACACGATCAACGCGCTCGGCCGGTCGCAGATCGCCCGCTTCTACAAGAAGCACTACGACCCCACGCATCTGGTCGTGGCAGCCGCCGGAAACGTCGACCACGGCACGGTCGTCCGCCAGGTCCGCAAGGCTTTCGACCGCGCCGGGGCGCTGGCCGGGGCCGATGCCCAGCCGATCCCCCCGCGCGACGGCCGCCGCACGATCAGGACCGCAGGCCGGGTCGATGTGCTCGGGCGCAAGACCGAGCAGGCCCACGTCGTGCTCGGTATGCCGGGCCTCGCCCGCACCGACGAGCGCCGATGGGCCCTCGGCGTGCTGAACACGGCACTCGGCGGTGGCATGTCATCGCGTCTCTTCCAGGAGGTGCGGGAGAAGCGGGGACTCGCCTACAGCGTGTACTCGTACACCTCGGGCTTCGCCGACTGCGGACTCTTCGGCGTGTACGCGGGATGCAGGCCCAGCCAGGTCCACGACGTGCTGAAGATCTGCAGGGGAGAGCTCGACAGGGTGGCGTCCGAAGGGCTGTCCGACGAGGAGATCGGCCGTGCCGTCGGCCAGCTGTCGGGCTCCACTGTCCTCGGGCTGGAGGACACCGGCGCGCTGATGAACCGCATCGGCAAGAGCGAGCTGTGCTGGGGCGCTCAGATGTCGGTGGATGACATGCTGGCGAACATAGCTGCGGTCACCCCCGACGACGTACGGGCGGTCGCCCGCGCTGTGCTGGGACAGCGCCCCTCGCTGGCGGTGATCGGTCCGCTGAAGGACAAGCAGGCGGACCGTCTGCACCAATCCGTCGCGTGA